In Paralichthys olivaceus isolate ysfri-2021 chromosome 1, ASM2471397v2, whole genome shotgun sequence, the following are encoded in one genomic region:
- the gins2 gene encoding DNA replication complex GINS protein PSF2, with protein sequence MDPAEVEFLSEKETVKIIPNFSLDKIYLIGGDLGPFNPGLPVDVPVWLALNLKQRQKCRIVPPEWMDVEKLEEMRELERKEETFTPVPSPYYMELTKLLLNHASDNIPKADEIRTLVKDIWDTRIAKLRLSADSFISQQEAHAKLDNLTLMEINTIRAFFLDSLNFMYKLRSNMQPGSSKGNLMDY encoded by the exons ATGGATCCTGCGGAGGTGGAGTTCCTCTCGGAGAAGGAGACGGTGAAGATTATTCCAAACTTCAGCCTGGACAAGATCTATCTGATCGGG GGGGACCTGGGCCCCTTCAACCCGGGGCTGCCAGTGGATGTTCCCGTGTGGTTGGCTCTCAACctgaagcagagacagaaatgcAGAATCGTTCCTCCTGAGTGGATGGATGTTG AGAAACTGGAGGAGATGCGAGAGcttgagaggaaagaggaaacttTCACTCCTGTTCCTAGTCCTTACTACATGGAGCTGACCAAACTGCTGCTGAACCA CGCGTCAGATAATATTCCTAAGGCTGATGAGATCCGCACGCTGGTCAAAGACATTTGGGACACGCGCATTGCCAAACTCCGCCTGTCCGCCGACAGCTTCATCAGTCAGCAGGAGGCTCATGCCAAG CTGGACAACCTGACTCTGATGGAGATCAACACAATTCGAGCGTTTTTCCTCGACTCTCTCAACTTTATGTACAAGCTACGTTCCAATATGCAGCCTGGTTCCAGTAAAGGAAACTTAATGGATTATTGA
- the emc8 gene encoding ER membrane protein complex subunit 8: MPIQLTSQAYCKMLLHAAKYPCCAVNGLLVAEKTKERKKDSHGDPVLCVDCVPLFHGTLALAPMLEVALTLIDTWCKENNYVIAGYYQANERTKDSRPNQVAEKVAARICENFSDAAIVMVDNSRLTISCFEPIVLLYDHHENKWKSREVTSETFEDWSEAQKITSALLEGRSYENLIDFDNHLDDLRNDWTNPVINKSVLDLC; encoded by the exons ATGCCCATTCAGCTGACCAGCCAGGCTTACTGCAAAATGCTGCTGCATGCTGCCAAGTACCCGTGCTGCGCTGTGAACGGGCTGCTGGTGGCAGAGAAGAccaaggagaggaagaaagacagcCACGGGGACCCGGTCCTGTGTGTGGACTGTGTGCCGCTGTTCCACGGAACTCTGGCTCTGGCACCGATGCTGGAAGTAGCTCTAACACTG ATCGATActtggtgtaaagaaaacaactatgTGATTGCTGGATATTATCAAGCCAACGAACGCACAAAGGATTCAAG GCCTAATCAAGTAGCAGAAAAAGTAGCTGCCAGGATTTGTGAGAACTTCAGTGACGCAGCGATAGTCATG gtGGACAACAGTAGATTAACAATCAGCTGTTTCGAGCCCATTGTGCTCCTCTACGATCATCATGAAAACAAGTGGAAAAGCAGAGAAGTCACTTC TGAAACATTTGAGGACTGGAGCGAAGCACAGAAGATCACGTCTGCGCTGTTAGAGGGCAGGTCCTACGAAAATCTGATTGACTTTGATAATCACTTGGATGATCTAAGGAACGACTGGACCAACCCTGTGATCAACAAGTCCGTCCTGGATCTCTGCTAA